One Cryptomeria japonica chromosome 9, Sugi_1.0, whole genome shotgun sequence genomic window carries:
- the LOC131053254 gene encoding exonuclease 1 → MGVKDLLKQMKPYIQTAHIKKYAGKRVGIDAYSWLHKGAYSCSMEICQGGANARNSRLPYLQYCMNRINMLRYYNVVPVVVFDGGRLPSKAATEEERQRRRGANLEQAQAKLSEGDINGAIEFFQRAVEITPFMADELIQILKTEGVEFVVAPYEADSQLAYLSMLDPKKGGLEAVISEDSDLMAYGCNVVIYKMDKYGDGEEVAMNKVFNWTHVPAGKLSFRGFNQELFTGMCVLAGCDFLSSINGIGIKRAHSLVSKYKNLDRVLSVLQFDKTHQMPEDYVNSFKKATAVFRYAKVYDANTRCLSFLRPLPQGFLEAFEGNVDFLGPDLPPSMVIAIAEGRMDPISMEAFNEFQQIPSQGHHLLSTNESITSWNMSSRLQTGKNEASFGAEEKGSQILIHASYRNRVNEEQELEVISEENAEANCLLQSQDACPSDRAIMTHFRLIAEHSSLIKASLASDHNEDNEMEKNAGVLEVKGQKRVFPPIPDNNPFKKSKLIDSVSLGHCKSLSQKASHNDLAATHLCEKSEIQVEGIHNDIISNTQLDINEKEFPSPMNLGDPEVVSHNVSASPVLGLQVSHGTQVMKQTATQPRVSRGHSQNIKAPLISSASPTPFSQTSSRIKTKTNTRGSKSGSQSLSPRSSCITKFFTTI, encoded by the exons ATGGGGGTGAAGGATCTTCTGAAGCAAATGAAGCCTTACATTCAGACCGCGCATATCAAGAAATATGCAGGGAAAAGG GTGGGCATTGATGCTTATTCATGGCTTCATAAAGGAG CCTATTCATGCAGCATGGAGATTTGTCAGGGTGGTGCTAATGCAAGGAATTCGAGGCTTCCCTACTTGCAGTATTGCATGAACAGGATCAATATGCTTAGATACTACAATGTCGTTCCAGTAGTCGTTTTTGATGGTGGTAGACTTCCATCAAAAGCTGCCACAGAAGAAGAACGTCAGAG GAGAAGAGGTGCCAACCTGGAACAGGCTCAAGCTAAGTTATCAGAGGGAGATATTAATGGTGCTATCGAATTTTTCCAG AGAGCAGTGGAGATTACACCATTCATGGCAGATGAACTTATCCAG ATTCTTAAAACAGAAGGTGTTGAGTTCGTTGTTGCTCCTTATGAAGCTGATTCTCAATTGGCTTATTTGTCCATGTTGGACCCCAAAAAAGGGGGATTAGAAGCAGTCATCAGCGAGGACAGTGATCTAATGGCATATGGCTGCAATGTG GTTATATATAAAATGGATAAGTATGGAGATGGTGAAGAAGTTGCGATGAACAAGGTTTTCAACTGGACACATGTACCTGCCGGTAAACTTTCATTCAGAGGCTTCAATCAAGAATTATTTACAG GAATGTGTGTCTTAGCTGGTTGTGACTTTCTGTCATCTATCAATGGCATAGGGATCAAGCGAGCACATTCTTTGGTATCGAAGTATAAAAATTTAGATCGG GTTCTTTCTGTCTTGCAATTTGATAAAACACATCAGATGCCTGAGGATTATGTCAACTCTTTCAAGAAGGCAACTGCAGTTTTCCGTTATGCAAAAGT ATATGATGCAAACACGAGATGCCTCTCATTTCTGAGGCCACTACCACAAGGGTTTTTAGAAGCATTTGAAGGCAATGTGGATTTCCTTGGCCC AGATTTGCCTCCTTCAATGGTAATAGCCATCGCTGAAGGGCGAATGGATCCGATATCCATGGAAGCTTTTAACGAGTTTCAACAAATTCCTTCACAAGGACACCATCTACTCTCTACAAATGAGAGTATCACCTCCTGGAACATGTCAAGTAGATTACAGACTGGGAAA AATGAAGCTTCTTTTGGAGCTGAAGAGAAGGGTTCTCAAATCCTAATACATGCATCATACAGGAATCGAG TGAACGAGGAACAAGAGTTGGAAGTTATTTCCGAGGAAAATGCAGAAGCAAATTGTTTATTACAGAGCCAAGACGCTTGCCCTTCCGATCGGGCTATAATGACACATTTCCGACTAATAGCTGAACATTCATCCTTGATTAAGGCATCCCTCGCAAGTGATCATAATGAGGATAATGAAATGGAGAAAAATGCTGGTGTTCTGGAGGTCAAAGGACAAAAAAGGGTTTTTCCTCCCATTCCAGACAACAATCCTTTCAAGAAATCAAAACTAATCGATTCTGTTTCTCTTGGGCATTGCAAATCCTTGTCTCAGAAAGCTTCTCATAATGATTTAGCTGCCACTCATTTGTGTGAGAAAAGTGAAATTCAAGTTGAAGGAATCCACAATGACATAATTTCCAACACGCAATTGGACATAAATGAAAAAGAATTTCCATCTCCAATGAACTTGGGTGATCCTGAAGTTGTTTCACACAATGTTTCTGCCAGCCCAGTTTTAGGATTACAAGTCTCACATGGGACACAAGTGATGAAGCAGACAGCAACCCAGCCACGTGTAAGCAGAGGTCATTCTCAAAACATTAAAGCTCCCTTGATTTCCTCGGCATCTCCTACTCCATTCAGCCAAACATCATCTCGCATCAAGACCAAAACCAACACAAGAGGCAGCAAATCTGGTAGCCAAAGCTTGTCCCCAAGGAGCAGTTGCATAACAAAGTTCTTCACCACAATCTGA